In Ignavibacteriales bacterium, the following proteins share a genomic window:
- a CDS encoding pyridoxal phosphate-dependent aminotransferase, which yields MAPNQLSDLIAAKRQRREVIIDLTESNPTRCGISYPKKEIIAALADASSLLYQPEPRGLLIARKAIADYYTTLGASVAPEHILLTASTSEAYSFLFKLLCNAGDEVIVPQPSYPLLEYLCQLNDVALRQYRLVYDGEWHIDFESLQSAFTSRTRAIVLVHPNNPTGSYLKQNEFEQVCTMADEHQCAVIADEVFQPYSYFPDARRANVLALKSSALLFSLNGISKLLGLPQLKLSWIVINGTSLHTVEALNRLDIIADTFLSVNTPVQTAIPMLLSYASDIENQIRLRIQTNYTLLQQIFAGSSASLFQIEGGWYAILQLPQIRNDGDCAIELLQQQNILVHPGHFFDMKQTSCIVLSLLPPSDLFANASSRIRLFVEQL from the coding sequence ATGGCTCCCAATCAACTCTCCGATTTGATTGCGGCAAAACGACAGCGCAGAGAAGTCATTATTGACCTCACTGAATCAAATCCAACGCGTTGTGGAATCTCGTATCCTAAAAAAGAAATCATCGCTGCTCTTGCCGACGCATCATCGTTGTTGTATCAGCCAGAGCCACGAGGACTTCTCATTGCACGTAAAGCAATAGCAGATTACTACACAACGCTCGGTGCATCAGTAGCACCGGAACATATTCTGCTCACGGCAAGCACAAGTGAAGCGTATTCGTTTCTTTTCAAACTCCTCTGCAATGCAGGTGATGAAGTAATCGTTCCTCAGCCAAGTTATCCGCTCTTAGAATACCTTTGTCAACTCAACGATGTCGCGCTCCGACAATATCGCCTGGTGTACGATGGTGAGTGGCATATTGATTTCGAATCGCTTCAATCAGCATTCACCAGCCGCACACGTGCCATTGTTCTCGTCCATCCGAATAATCCAACCGGTTCATACCTCAAACAAAATGAATTCGAGCAGGTGTGTACAATGGCCGACGAACATCAATGCGCTGTCATTGCCGATGAAGTATTTCAACCGTATTCATATTTTCCCGACGCACGCCGTGCAAATGTTTTGGCGTTGAAATCTTCAGCATTGTTGTTCTCGTTAAACGGCATATCCAAACTCTTGGGACTTCCCCAGCTTAAACTTTCCTGGATCGTCATCAACGGTACTTCTCTGCATACTGTCGAAGCACTTAACCGGCTCGATATCATCGCTGATACATTTCTCTCTGTCAACACACCAGTACAAACGGCAATTCCAATGCTTCTTTCCTATGCTTCAGATATCGAAAATCAAATTCGTTTGAGAATTCAAACGAACTATACATTGTTGCAGCAAATATTTGCCGGCTCAAGCGCGTCCCTATTTCAAATAGAAGGCGGATGGTATGCAATTCTTCAGCTACCGCAGATTCGCAACGATGGTGATTGCGCTATTGAATTACTGCAACAGCAGAATATTCTTGTTCATCCAGGACATTTTTTTGATATGAAGCAAACGTCCTGCATTGTTCTTAGTTTACTGCCTCCATCGGACCTCTTTGCCAATGCTTCATCACGAATTCGGCTTTTCGTCGAACAATTGTAA
- a CDS encoding response regulator, with protein sequence MPLPTLKPEERNARVSALLRQVDEDVKAQNLDAALDRIRKVYEFDIKNIYARAYEERIFVMMMEKDRETTMREAKQQAAEQVDEEVKKRLKEFYKQQELESHKRKQEDKAEQLLEDRARQASVNEVQEVAHKDITAIEKDTARKFEELEKRLITQFQQTAPGTYSAGTTAGADALRAEYEAKLQQYRIAEEERKKIQDEAFLKLKEEQKRAEDELMHQMEEERNALLEREREKTKQQELDSYRTLMKLMMQLAVPAEMQSSLLQSLKISFSISDTEHMDAERSVQVSAYIDAVRKLWQSGSPSDEDLMHLKNLQQFFKISDDEHGSITKRVKKELGMADDTAVIVVIDDDPSIRKYIDHILKKTYNTVITAASAETALPEIQKAAPSLIISDVNLGVGVMSGFTFYEKIVAGTYGEKLKSVPYVLVSSLEDEFFVRSAKQMGVKAYLAKPFTRESLEATVKNALA encoded by the coding sequence ATGCCTTTACCGACGCTGAAACCTGAAGAACGAAATGCCCGTGTATCCGCCTTACTGCGCCAGGTGGATGAAGATGTGAAAGCACAAAACCTAGATGCAGCGCTGGATCGTATTCGAAAAGTATATGAGTTCGATATAAAGAATATTTATGCCCGCGCGTATGAAGAACGTATTTTTGTAATGATGATGGAGAAAGATCGCGAAACCACAATGCGGGAGGCAAAGCAGCAAGCAGCAGAACAAGTGGATGAAGAGGTCAAGAAGCGGCTTAAAGAATTCTACAAACAACAGGAACTTGAATCGCACAAACGCAAGCAAGAAGATAAAGCGGAACAACTTCTGGAAGATCGTGCGCGTCAAGCTTCTGTGAATGAAGTACAAGAGGTGGCACACAAAGATATTACTGCTATTGAAAAAGATACTGCGCGAAAATTTGAAGAGCTTGAAAAGAGATTGATTACACAATTCCAGCAAACAGCACCGGGAACGTATTCTGCAGGTACGACAGCCGGTGCTGATGCTCTCCGGGCAGAGTACGAAGCAAAACTTCAACAATATAGAATCGCTGAAGAAGAACGGAAAAAAATTCAGGATGAGGCGTTTCTCAAATTGAAAGAGGAACAGAAACGCGCAGAAGACGAGTTGATGCATCAGATGGAAGAAGAGCGAAATGCACTTTTAGAGCGCGAACGCGAAAAAACGAAACAGCAGGAACTGGATTCTTACCGAACATTGATGAAATTGATGATGCAATTAGCTGTTCCTGCGGAAATGCAGTCTTCACTGTTGCAATCTCTCAAAATATCATTCTCGATCAGTGACACGGAACATATGGACGCAGAGCGCTCGGTACAGGTAAGCGCTTATATTGATGCGGTACGCAAACTCTGGCAAAGCGGTAGTCCGTCCGATGAAGATTTGATGCATCTCAAAAATCTCCAGCAGTTTTTTAAAATATCAGACGACGAACATGGTTCTATTACAAAACGCGTCAAAAAAGAATTGGGCATGGCGGACGATACAGCTGTCATTGTTGTTATCGACGACGATCCCTCCATCCGCAAATACATTGATCACATCCTCAAAAAAACATACAACACTGTTATCACCGCAGCCTCCGCTGAGACTGCTCTGCCGGAGATACAGAAGGCAGCACCGTCTCTCATTATCAGCGACGTCAATCTGGGCGTGGGCGTGATGAGCGGCTTTACTTTCTATGAAAAAATTGTCGCCGGCACATACGGCGAAAAGTTAAAATCTGTTCCGTACGTGTTGGTGAGTTCTCTGGAAGACGAGTTCTTTGTCCGAAGTGCCAAACAAATGGGTGTCAAAGCATATCTCGCAAAACCATTCACGCGTGAATCATTAGAAGCAACGGTAAAAAACGCACTTGCCTAA
- a CDS encoding polysaccharide deacetylase family protein translates to MNILHVLSQFEVTGAEVYAVTLASAQRRLGHSVTLASDSLHIPFDGSFISQPIGKRSYLQRLRNIVFLIRLIKEKNIHIVHGHSRAACWVCNLAALFTGIPFVSTIHGRQHLHVSSRTWSVYGTNIITVSESLREHLIRELHLDPKHITTIPNGFETQRWISAALHQPDSGIFGVSPEIPILLFIGRFSGPKGDIVRFLVSEIFPELIKKAPCSLQIIGGLNVPADIPQRVQHMQERFGTTSVVLREFRSDLVPFLRAANVVIGSGRVVMESLLAGRPTIAFGESNYEGFITPDNYEAARRTNFGDTGIRQSMNAELVVDDLAAILNKPQTTTDIQLLRKRVQETCDIKVVESKINAVYQSALAAAKTPATIPVLMYHRVIPEAPRHSHHGIWVTAQSFEQNLFSLKQRGYSPMTFEQYQLFLNGEIALPKKPIILTFDDGYEDNYIYAFPLLKKFRFPAVIFVVVDETRRTNFWDADEPQVPLMTNEQICEMSAAGIEFGSHTVTHPNLSQCSPEQIRSELTESKHMMEQLTGNKIISLAYPYGAVNEIMKYIAAETGYKFGIATNSGPLKFYEDLFEVRRTQIFPWTDTFGFWKKTQPWYVRYKQRKSNKAE, encoded by the coding sequence ATGAATATTCTCCATGTCCTCTCTCAGTTCGAGGTGACTGGCGCGGAGGTGTATGCAGTGACACTCGCTTCGGCACAGCGTCGTCTCGGGCATTCTGTCACTCTCGCTTCTGATTCACTTCATATACCGTTCGATGGCAGTTTCATTTCGCAGCCCATCGGAAAAAGATCATACCTTCAGCGACTTCGGAATATCGTCTTTCTTATACGTTTAATTAAAGAAAAAAACATCCACATTGTGCATGGACATTCGAGAGCGGCATGCTGGGTGTGCAACCTTGCAGCACTCTTCACCGGCATTCCATTTGTTTCCACAATCCATGGTCGTCAGCATCTGCATGTGAGCAGCAGAACTTGGAGCGTGTACGGAACCAATATCATTACGGTCAGTGAAAGCCTGAGAGAACATCTCATTCGCGAGCTTCATCTGGATCCCAAACACATTACCACCATCCCAAATGGATTTGAAACACAACGCTGGATAAGCGCGGCGTTACATCAGCCAGATTCAGGTATTTTCGGAGTATCTCCAGAGATTCCAATTCTTCTCTTTATAGGAAGATTCTCCGGTCCAAAAGGCGATATTGTGAGATTTCTTGTCTCAGAAATTTTTCCTGAATTGATCAAGAAAGCGCCTTGCTCGTTGCAAATCATCGGCGGATTAAATGTTCCGGCAGATATTCCGCAGCGTGTTCAACACATGCAAGAACGTTTTGGTACTACCAGTGTGGTACTCAGAGAATTTCGGAGCGATCTTGTCCCTTTTCTACGCGCTGCGAATGTTGTCATCGGATCTGGACGTGTTGTCATGGAATCACTTTTGGCAGGTAGACCTACTATTGCCTTTGGCGAAAGTAATTATGAAGGATTCATTACACCGGATAATTATGAAGCAGCACGCCGGACAAATTTTGGCGACACAGGAATTCGGCAGTCAATGAATGCTGAATTGGTTGTGGATGATCTGGCTGCGATTCTCAACAAACCTCAGACGACCACAGATATACAACTATTAAGAAAACGTGTGCAGGAAACATGCGATATCAAAGTCGTCGAATCGAAAATCAACGCAGTGTATCAATCCGCTCTCGCTGCTGCAAAAACTCCCGCAACTATTCCTGTGTTAATGTATCATCGCGTTATTCCAGAAGCTCCAAGACATTCACACCATGGTATATGGGTCACAGCACAATCGTTTGAACAGAATCTTTTTTCGCTCAAACAACGCGGATATTCACCCATGACCTTTGAGCAGTACCAACTTTTTCTCAATGGTGAAATCGCCTTACCAAAGAAACCCATCATCCTCACATTTGACGACGGATACGAAGATAATTACATCTATGCATTTCCGTTATTGAAAAAATTTAGGTTTCCGGCTGTCATCTTCGTTGTTGTCGACGAAACGCGGCGAACGAATTTCTGGGATGCCGACGAGCCACAGGTACCATTGATGACGAATGAACAAATATGCGAAATGTCGGCAGCGGGCATCGAGTTCGGATCGCATACCGTTACGCATCCAAACCTTTCTCAATGTTCACCTGAACAGATCAGGTCTGAACTTACAGAATCAAAACACATGATGGAACAACTGACAGGGAATAAAATTATTTCTCTTGCATATCCGTATGGTGCCGTCAATGAAATCATGAAATATATCGCTGCCGAAACAGGATACAAATTTGGCATCGCGACCAACAGTGGCCCGTTGAAGTTTTATGAAGATCTATTCGAGGTTCGCCGCACACAGATTTTTCCATGGACAGATACATTTGGTTTTTGGAAAAAGACACAGCCATGGTACGTCCGATACAAGCAAAGGAAATCGAATAAGGCGGAATAA
- a CDS encoding tetratricopeptide repeat protein, giving the protein MKHVRWMLFVCVIAFFHSVVLAQTPDDAFNRGNESYRAGKYQEAEREYESIVKQSKFSAELYFNLGNAYYRDGQLARAILSYERAALLDPNDPDINHNLKLSYLKTVDRIEPVPEMFLVQWMHAVGSLMPHETVRIIFILSWVLLFGSLATMYLVLQPAFLRTARMVFFISCMFAALCAAMLGVQSFRDTAQDKAIIIVQTVTAKSSPDAKAVDAFVIHEGVKVKLTDAVGEWVKVTLVDGKIAWIRADQCERI; this is encoded by the coding sequence ATGAAACATGTACGCTGGATGTTGTTTGTGTGTGTCATTGCGTTCTTCCATAGCGTGGTGTTAGCGCAAACGCCGGATGATGCATTCAACCGCGGTAATGAGTCATACCGCGCCGGTAAGTATCAGGAAGCGGAAAGAGAATACGAAAGCATTGTGAAACAAAGTAAGTTCAGTGCCGAGTTATATTTCAATCTCGGCAACGCGTATTACCGTGATGGACAGCTTGCACGAGCAATCCTTTCGTATGAACGTGCCGCGCTGTTAGATCCAAATGATCCCGATATAAATCACAATTTAAAATTGTCGTATCTGAAAACAGTTGACCGCATTGAACCTGTACCGGAGATGTTTCTCGTTCAATGGATGCACGCCGTCGGATCACTGATGCCGCATGAAACTGTCCGCATTATTTTTATTCTTAGCTGGGTATTGCTCTTTGGTTCGCTCGCCACGATGTACTTGGTTCTCCAACCGGCTTTTCTTCGTACCGCACGCATGGTGTTCTTCATTTCTTGTATGTTTGCTGCGCTCTGTGCGGCTATGTTAGGTGTTCAATCGTTTCGGGATACAGCGCAGGACAAAGCCATCATCATTGTCCAGACGGTAACCGCAAAATCATCGCCGGACGCAAAAGCTGTTGATGCATTCGTTATTCATGAAGGTGTGAAAGTGAAATTGACTGATGCAGTCGGCGAGTGGGTGAAAGTAACACTCGTTGATGGAAAGATTGCATGGATTCGGGCTGACCAGTGTGAGCGGATTTAA
- a CDS encoding BatD family protein, whose translation MSKASAQDGTFTASAEPSQIAAGEQFRVTFTFDGSDYNSVKDFKAPDFGQFVVLSGPNQSTNMQWVNGKMSASISYTYILYARQAGKMTIGSATMDYKGKILKSNPIQIEVSQGKPKQQQSQSNQSTPDAGDNLIIKAFADKQRVRQGEQLIVTFKLYTRVSVTGYDLAKAPTFDGFWSEDFEMPKQPAQTSETLNGKQYRSVVIKKTALFATQAGNLKIAPLEARCAVQVQSKRRSNDPFDQFFNDPFFQQVQTVNMDVKSNPLAIIVDPIPSNVPSGFSGAIGRFAFNANVDTRNVKAGDPITLRVSVLGSGNIKLVTLPKPQLPADMESYEPKISEEISRDGGIIRGKKTAEYLLIPRNAGQRVLEPIQFVYFDLDKKEYITLRSSKFEFSIAPGKDFSSSGVSLAAKEDVRMLGEDIRFLKLSLGHLQSADEIKSSQWFLFGIILPPFVFAGAWLYRKRMEKIYGDMPLLLFETAGREASRRLKKARALLEQGNTESYHAEILRALMEYLEHKLRTPKAKFVMEEAVVQLRQQGVHEDVLQSLKTCMERAEFIRYAPGSDTTDARKELLDTGASAINSIEQSFGKRGNA comes from the coding sequence ATGTCCAAAGCCAGTGCACAAGACGGCACCTTCACAGCTTCGGCAGAGCCGTCGCAAATCGCAGCAGGTGAACAATTCCGAGTTACGTTCACATTCGATGGAAGCGATTACAACAGTGTGAAGGATTTTAAAGCCCCAGATTTCGGACAATTTGTTGTACTCTCCGGCCCAAACCAGTCAACAAATATGCAGTGGGTGAACGGCAAGATGTCGGCTTCTATTAGCTATACGTACATTCTCTATGCGCGCCAGGCTGGAAAAATGACAATTGGTTCAGCAACAATGGATTATAAAGGAAAGATACTAAAGTCTAATCCAATTCAAATTGAGGTCTCACAGGGAAAACCAAAACAACAGCAATCTCAATCTAACCAATCCACCCCTGATGCAGGCGACAATCTCATCATCAAAGCTTTTGCCGACAAACAACGTGTGCGGCAGGGCGAACAGTTGATCGTTACATTCAAATTATATACGCGTGTTTCTGTGACGGGATATGATTTAGCAAAAGCACCGACATTTGATGGGTTTTGGAGTGAAGATTTTGAAATGCCAAAGCAGCCGGCTCAAACATCGGAAACGTTGAACGGTAAACAATATCGTTCAGTGGTGATAAAGAAGACAGCGTTATTTGCGACACAGGCTGGAAATTTGAAAATTGCTCCACTCGAAGCCCGCTGTGCTGTACAGGTGCAGTCCAAGCGGCGCAGCAATGACCCCTTTGATCAGTTTTTCAATGACCCATTCTTCCAGCAAGTACAAACTGTGAATATGGATGTGAAATCTAATCCGCTGGCAATTATTGTTGATCCGATTCCATCGAATGTACCATCAGGATTTTCGGGGGCCATCGGACGATTCGCTTTCAATGCAAACGTAGACACGCGAAATGTGAAGGCAGGAGATCCCATTACGCTTCGTGTTTCAGTGCTTGGGTCCGGCAACATTAAGTTAGTGACACTGCCGAAACCGCAACTGCCAGCCGACATGGAATCGTACGAACCGAAAATTTCGGAGGAAATTTCGCGCGACGGAGGTATTATTCGAGGAAAGAAAACAGCAGAGTATCTTCTTATCCCGAGAAATGCAGGTCAACGGGTATTAGAGCCGATCCAGTTTGTGTATTTCGATCTTGATAAGAAAGAATACATCACTCTTCGTTCATCAAAATTTGAGTTCTCCATCGCGCCAGGCAAAGATTTTTCAAGTTCCGGTGTCAGTCTGGCTGCCAAAGAAGATGTGCGGATGCTTGGTGAAGATATAAGGTTCCTCAAACTCTCTCTCGGTCATCTGCAAAGTGCGGATGAAATCAAATCGTCACAGTGGTTTCTATTTGGAATTATTCTCCCGCCGTTCGTCTTTGCCGGTGCATGGCTCTACCGTAAACGCATGGAAAAAATTTACGGTGATATGCCGCTGCTCCTATTTGAGACGGCTGGACGCGAAGCATCGCGACGCTTGAAGAAGGCACGTGCCTTGCTTGAACAAGGGAACACCGAAAGTTATCACGCAGAAATTCTCAGAGCCCTGATGGAATATCTTGAACATAAACTTCGAACACCGAAAGCAAAATTTGTGATGGAAGAGGCAGTAGTACAGTTAAGGCAACAAGGCGTCCATGAAGATGTTCTTCAATCGTTGAAAACGTGTATGGAGCGGGCGGAATTTATCCGTTATGCGCCAGGATCAGATACAACAGATGCCCGTAAGGAATTGCTCGATACCGGTGCCAGTGCCATTAATAGTATCGAACAGTCGTTTGGCAAGAGAGGGAACGCATGA
- a CDS encoding VWA domain-containing protein yields the protein MLRFEHPEYLWFLLLIPALGVGFFFLNLWQRKQLRRFVGAVLIPQLAPEASLAMRIIKQTLVSLALACLILAVANPQVGTRLEEVKREGIDLFVALDVSLSMKSEDIRPNRLEKAKRDVSELLRKLSGDRVGMVVFAGDAFVQFPLTADYTAADLFLSAIDVDAVPVPGTMIGSAIEVALKSFSKDVPTQKAIVVVSDGENTEGDVMGAVEDAKKAGVRVYSIGMGTPEGGPIPVLNQNGVRVDYKRDQSGSIVLSKLDETMLQQIAAATGGSYHRATSGGNEIEDIFKELASLEKVEFGTKQITGYETRYQYPLAFAILLLIFEIMLSERRTKLAKWFKKLLPAAVTVLLFAVFSAPATAQTVRSHINEGNHMYDKSKYTDAEVDYKKALEKNPKSKEAQFNLGNSYYKQQRFDEAMREYGNSGVSMKSPEERAAMYYNTGNSFYQSNKYQEAINAYKQSLRLNPNDEDTRYNLQMARAKLAQQQQQKQQNKDQKQDQQKQNQQQDQQQNQQQNQKQSQQQKQEEAKQDQTRQQVQKKNQMPKQEADRILDAMRNNEKEVQKNLRKREAVHVKVEKDW from the coding sequence ATGCTACGTTTCGAACATCCTGAATATCTTTGGTTCTTGCTTTTGATTCCAGCACTTGGCGTTGGATTCTTCTTTCTCAATCTATGGCAGAGGAAACAGCTGCGCCGGTTCGTTGGTGCAGTTCTCATTCCACAGCTTGCGCCCGAAGCAAGTCTGGCAATGCGCATCATAAAACAAACGCTCGTGTCGCTTGCGCTAGCATGTTTGATTCTTGCAGTCGCAAATCCGCAAGTTGGAACTCGTCTGGAAGAAGTAAAACGCGAAGGCATCGATCTGTTTGTCGCCTTGGATGTTTCTCTGAGTATGAAGTCAGAAGACATTCGTCCAAACAGATTAGAAAAAGCGAAGCGTGATGTATCGGAACTATTACGAAAACTTTCCGGTGATCGCGTCGGTATGGTCGTTTTTGCAGGTGATGCGTTTGTGCAATTTCCACTGACCGCTGATTACACTGCGGCGGATTTATTTCTCTCTGCTATCGATGTTGATGCAGTACCCGTACCTGGCACGATGATCGGCAGTGCTATAGAGGTTGCGCTAAAATCTTTTTCTAAAGATGTGCCCACGCAGAAAGCTATTGTGGTTGTTTCCGATGGTGAAAATACCGAAGGTGATGTCATGGGCGCAGTAGAAGACGCGAAAAAAGCCGGTGTGCGTGTGTATTCTATTGGCATGGGAACACCCGAGGGCGGACCAATTCCCGTTCTCAATCAAAACGGTGTTCGTGTTGATTATAAGCGCGATCAATCGGGAAGTATTGTCCTGTCGAAATTAGATGAAACAATGCTGCAGCAAATTGCGGCTGCGACCGGGGGATCCTATCACCGTGCGACAAGCGGCGGCAATGAGATTGAAGACATTTTTAAAGAATTAGCGTCGTTAGAAAAAGTAGAATTCGGAACAAAACAAATCACGGGATATGAAACGCGGTATCAATATCCATTAGCATTCGCGATTTTATTATTAATTTTCGAAATAATGCTTTCTGAAAGACGGACTAAACTGGCCAAATGGTTTAAAAAACTTCTGCCTGCTGCGGTAACAGTGTTGCTGTTTGCAGTTTTCTCGGCACCTGCGACAGCTCAGACGGTCCGTTCTCACATTAATGAAGGCAATCATATGTATGATAAAAGCAAATACACTGATGCTGAAGTCGATTACAAAAAAGCATTAGAGAAAAATCCGAAATCGAAAGAAGCGCAATTTAATCTGGGAAATTCGTATTATAAACAGCAGCGGTTCGATGAAGCGATGCGGGAATATGGCAACTCAGGTGTTTCGATGAAATCACCGGAAGAACGTGCCGCAATGTATTACAATACTGGAAACTCGTTCTATCAATCCAATAAATATCAGGAAGCGATCAATGCGTATAAGCAATCGCTTCGCTTGAATCCGAACGATGAAGACACACGCTACAACTTGCAAATGGCGCGCGCAAAATTAGCACAACAGCAGCAACAAAAACAACAGAATAAAGATCAAAAACAGGATCAGCAAAAACAAAACCAGCAGCAGGATCAGCAACAGAACCAACAGCAGAATCAAAAACAGAGCCAGCAGCAAAAGCAAGAAGAAGCAAAGCAAGATCAAACACGCCAACAAGTTCAGAAGAAGAATCAAATGCCGAAGCAGGAAGCTGATAGGATTTTGGATGCAATGCGCAATAACGAAAAGGAAGTTCAGAAGAATCTTCGCAAGCGGGAAGCAGTGCATGTGAAAGTGGAGAAAGATTGGTAG
- a CDS encoding four helix bundle protein encodes MKDYRNLEVWKRAHELVIEVYKITCQFPKEEKFGLTSQMRRSSSSIPTNIAEGCGRAGDTEFHRFLIIAMGSSSELEYQVLLSHDLGYLKTQQYEELEQEIIVVRKMLNALIQKVKPIAKR; translated from the coding sequence ATGAAAGATTATAGGAATCTAGAGGTATGGAAACGGGCACACGAACTAGTTATAGAAGTATACAAAATTACATGTCAGTTTCCGAAAGAAGAAAAATTCGGGTTGACAAGTCAAATGCGAAGATCCAGTTCTTCTATTCCAACGAATATAGCTGAAGGATGTGGAAGAGCTGGTGACACAGAGTTTCATCGATTTCTTATTATCGCAATGGGTTCATCAAGTGAATTGGAATATCAAGTTTTACTATCTCATGATTTAGGTTATTTAAAAACACAACAGTATGAGGAACTGGAACAAGAAATTATTGTAGTGCGAAAAATGTTGAATGCTCTCATTCAAAAAGTAAAGCCAATAGCTAAACGCTAA
- a CDS encoding VWA domain-containing protein — protein sequence MLGDKFANPMFLWLLLLLPAIGYYLWWRRKKFTVTLQFSSLQIFKNIPHTWQVRLRHVPLALRLLAIAAFIIALARPQSVSDKQNISTEGIDIVLELDLSGSMLAEDFNPNRIEAAKQVASEFIDARTNDRIGLVVFSAESFTQCPLTTDYPVLKNLLREVKNGMIADGTAIGLAIANGVNRLKDSKAKSKVMILLTDGVNNRGEIDPITAARIAATYGIRIYTVGVGAQGEAPYPVQTPFGIRRQLIPVDLDEKGLTQVADMTGGKYYRATDNRKLKAIYKEIDQLERTKIEVTAYKRYSELYGGWLLAGLLAVLIEVGLSVTVLRRNP from the coding sequence ATGTTGGGTGATAAGTTTGCCAATCCGATGTTTCTGTGGCTCTTGCTGTTGTTGCCGGCAATCGGCTATTACCTTTGGTGGCGCCGTAAGAAATTCACTGTGACACTGCAATTCTCGTCGCTTCAGATTTTTAAAAACATTCCGCACACATGGCAAGTGCGATTGCGCCATGTTCCTCTTGCCCTGCGCTTGCTGGCAATTGCAGCTTTTATTATTGCGCTTGCGCGTCCGCAGTCAGTATCAGACAAACAGAATATTTCAACTGAGGGAATCGATATCGTACTGGAACTTGATCTTTCCGGCAGTATGTTAGCGGAAGATTTCAATCCGAACCGCATTGAAGCGGCAAAGCAAGTTGCATCGGAATTTATCGACGCACGTACAAATGATCGCATCGGACTTGTCGTGTTTTCCGCGGAAAGTTTCACGCAATGCCCGCTCACAACAGATTATCCTGTACTCAAAAACTTGTTGCGTGAAGTGAAGAACGGAATGATTGCCGATGGTACTGCCATCGGGCTCGCCATTGCCAACGGTGTGAATCGATTGAAAGACAGCAAAGCAAAAAGTAAAGTCATGATTTTGCTAACGGATGGTGTGAACAATCGCGGTGAGATTGATCCGATCACTGCGGCAAGGATTGCGGCAACGTACGGCATTCGAATTTATACGGTTGGCGTCGGTGCACAGGGTGAGGCGCCATACCCGGTGCAGACGCCATTTGGAATTCGCAGGCAATTAATCCCCGTCGATCTGGATGAAAAAGGACTGACGCAGGTTGCAGATATGACCGGTGGAAAATATTATCGAGCTACAGACAATCGAAAATTGAAAGCAATCTATAAAGAAATCGATCAGCTTGAACGAACAAAGATTGAAGTAACTGCCTACAAACGGTACTCAGAATTATACGGCGGATGGTTGTTGGCGGGATTGTTAGCAGTGCTGATCGAGGTTGGATTGAGCGTTACTGTGTTGAGGAGAAATCCATAA